A window of the Fulvia fulva chromosome 11, complete sequence genome harbors these coding sequences:
- a CDS encoding Cytochrome P450 monooxygenase alt2 — protein sequence MHSAILLPLLGFAALALYKVVTIVVTSIENSSKARQLGCKDAPAYPNCGFFGLRHVKELQAADAKQQFLEFLQERQKNMSRLHGRECTTFSFNVLGTKVYFTSDPKNIQAILATQFADYDLGSTRHAIMSQTLGDGIFVQDGEKWSHSRAMLRPNFVREQISDLDMEERHVQSLINVMPVQNDGWTNFTDIQTLFFRLTIDAATEFLFGQSVDSQLAEASNAEPNKSDSQKQDERAFSKNFDQAQATMAKKFRLADMHWLHSPKEYKVNNKIVNDFVRHYVDIALAKGTSEKKAEEGHAGKEKYVFLEAIAQQTRDPDEIRAQLLNILLAGRDTTASLLSWCFHQLLRHPEVFDKLRTTVVETFGTYDNPQDISFATLKGCQYLQYVLNETLRLWTVVPGNSRRSNKPTTLPRGGGPDGNSPVFIPADTGVDYSIHIMHRRKDLWGEDADEFKPERFVGRRAGWEFLPFNGGPRICIGQQFALTESSYVMVRLLQKYDKLEAAPGQLDGPVRSNLTLTSCPANPVTLKLREAKN from the exons ATGCATTCAGCAATCCTCCTCCCATTGCTGGGCTTTGCGGCCCTGGCGTTGTACAAGGTAGTGACTATCGTGGTAACTTCCATCGAGAATAGCT CGAAAGCACGACAACTCGGCTGCAAAGATGCTCCAGCATACCCCAACTGCGGCTTCTTTGGTCTACGACATGTCAAGGAGCTTCAAGCAGCCGACGCCAAACAGCAGTTCCTGGAGTTCCTCCAGGAAAGGCAAAAGAACATGAGCAGGCTGCATGGAAGGGAGTGCACGACATTCTCGTTCAATGTCCTGGGCACCAAAGTCTACTTTACATCTGACCCCAAGAACATTCAAGCTATCCTTGCTACACAATTCGCCGACTACGATCTTGGCTCAACCCGACACGCGATCATGAGCCAGACTCTCGGTGATGGCATCTTCGTCCAGGATGGTGAGAAGTGGAGCCATTCTCGAGCTATGCTTCGACCCAACTTCGTCCGTGAGCAGATTTCGGACCTTGATATGGAAGAACGACATGTTCAAAGTCTTATCAACGTCATGCCTGTACAGAATGACGGCTGGACCAACTTCACGGACATCCAGACACTATTCTTCCGTCTCACCATCGATGCTGCCACGGAATTCCTCTTCGGCCAGAGTGTGGACAGCCAGCTCGCGGAAGCTTCGAACGCAGAACCCAACAAGTCTGATTCCCAGAAACAGGACGAGCGTGCTTTCTCCAAGAACTTCGATCAAGCACAAGCCACTATGGCCAAGAAGTTCAGACTCGCCGATATGCATTGGCTGCACAGTCCCAAAGAGTACAAGGTCAACAACAAAATAGTCAACGACTTCGTCAGACACTACGTCGACATCGCACTTGCCAAGGGAACGTCCGAGAAGAAAGCTGAAGAGGGTCATGCTGGGAAGGAGAAGTATGTCTTCCTCGAGGCCATCGCACAGCAGACTCGCGACCCAGACGAGATTCGTGCCCAGCTTTTGAACATCCTCCTCGCCGGCCGTGACACTACTGCTTCTCTGCTGTCCTGGTGCTTCCACCAGCTGCTTCGTCACCCAGAAGTCTTTGACAAGCTCCGGACCACGGTCGTGGAAACATTCGGCACATATGATAATCCTCAGGACATCTCCTTCGCCACCTTGAAGGGATGTCAATACCTCCAGTACGTGCTGAACGAGACGCTTCGACTCTGGACTGTGGTGCCTGGAAACAGTCGAAGAAGCAACAAGCCCACCACACTTCCTCGTGGTGGTGGCCCAGACGGCAATTCGCCCGTCTTCATCCCGGCTGACACCGGTGTTGACTACTCAATCCACATCATGCACCGCCGCAAGGACCTCTGGGGCGAAGATGCCGACGAGTTCAAGCCTGAGCGATTCGTTGGAAGGAGGGCGGGCTGGGAGTTCTTGCCGTTCAACGGAGG TCCAAGAATCTGCATCGGACAGCAGTTTGCTCTTACTGAGTCCAGCTATGTTATGGTCAGGTTGTTGCAGAAGTACGACAAGCTCGAGGCTGCGCCAGGTCAACTTGATGGCCCGGTGAGAAGCAACCTCACACTGACGAGTTGTCCTGCAAACCCAGTCACGTTGAAGCTGCGGGAAGCGAAGAACTAA